Below is a window of Planctomycetaceae bacterium DNA.
ACAACAGCACGGTCGAAGCGATCTCCGATGGAAACGACACGGAGGCCGGAATTGCCTGCCTTTCTCAACTTTCTGAGGATCAGCTGCAGTCTGTCGAAGCCATTGCGATGGACATGAATGCGGCCTACGTCAAAGCGGCGAAGCAAGTCATTCCGTTGGCGGAGCACAAGATTGTCCACGATCGGTTTCACGTCATGCAGATGGCCACAAAGGCGGTCGACAAAGTCCGTCGAGGCGAACATCGAGCTCTCATCAAAGAGGGCGATGACCGTCTCAGCAAGACGAAGTACGTCTGGTTGACCAGCCACGAAAATCTCAGCACAAAGCAGCAGGAGGTCTTTGATGCCACATACGACCTGCAACTCCAGACCGGCAAAGCATGGGCCTACAAGGAAATGCTCCGCGACCTCTGGAGCCAAAGCAGTGCGGCTGCGGCCACCGCTTTCTTCAGAGACTGGTACAAACGCGTGATCCACACAAAGCTGACGCCAATGAAGACAGTCGCCCGATCGATCAAAGAACGTCTAAAGAATGTTGTCAGCTATTGCACGCACAAGATCACCAACGCCGTAGCCGAAGGCATGAACAGCAAAATCATGTCCATCAAACGACGAGTCGGAGGATTCCGAAACCGCCAAAACTTCAAGACCGCTATCTTCTTCCACTGCGGTGGACTCAACCTCTACCCACAATAATCCCGGATGGACCCAGTAAACCACACCGGGCCACACCCTGAACTGCTTCTCGGTATCGTTCACTTGATATAGAATTCCACGAAACTGACCAGACATTGATTTCTGAGTGAACAACATGATTAGAGACTTTCGCACGTGGTTGACAGTTGCGCTGTTGACCATCATTACACTTTATATTTCCGGATGCGGTACAGAGGGCTCGACCAATGGCCCAGATGGAAATCAATCAAC
It encodes the following:
- a CDS encoding ISL3 family transposase → VKGAMSILGTKWDQTWSIIERAVARGKARKEQQPMPRLGIDEKAFLKGQNYITLLYDLDNSTVEAISDGNDTEAGIACLSQLSEDQLQSVEAIAMDMNAAYVKAAKQVIPLAEHKIVHDRFHVMQMATKAVDKVRRGEHRALIKEGDDRLSKTKYVWLTSHENLSTKQQEVFDATYDLQLQTGKAWAYKEMLRDLWSQSSAAAATAFFRDWYKRVIHTKLTPMKTVARSIKERLKNVVSYCTHKITNAVAEGMNSKIMSIKRRVGGFRNRQNFKTAIFFHCGGLNLYPQ